In the Candidatus Deferrimicrobiaceae bacterium genome, GCCCGGGGGGAAACCGGTTCCGTTACCATGGACCGTATGACGAAGACCGTGCGCAAGGAGGATCTCGGGCGGCTCGCGGAAGCGCGTCACTGGGACCCGTTCTCGGTCCTCGGTCCGCACGTCGTCGAGTTCGGGAAGGGGCAAGCGGTCGCCATCCGGGCGATCCTCCCGGACGCCGCGCGCGCCTTCGTGCTCCCGCTGGCAAGGAAAGAGGAAGCCAAGGCGGAGATGAGACGGCTGCATCCCGCCGGGATCTTCGAGGCGATCTTCCCCGGCAGGGAGGAACCGTTCCCCTACCGGATCGAGATCGAAAACGACGAGGGGCACCGCTGGCAGCAGGATGATCCGTACGCCTTCGGATGCGTCCTCTCCGACTTCGACATCCACCTGCTCGGGGAAGGGACGCACCTCGATCTGTACCGGAAGCTCGGGAGCCACCTGGCGGAGATGGGAGGGGTACCCGGGGTCGCCTTCGCCGTGTGGGCACCCAACGCCGAGCGGGTGTCCGTGGTGGGGAATTTCAACCACTGGGACGGACGCCGGACCCCGATGCGCAACCGGGGGGAGTGCGGGATCTGGGAGATCTTCCTTCCCGGGCTTTGCGAGGGGGAGATCTACAAATATGAGATCCGCTCCCGGGAGACGGGGGCCCTGCTCCTCAAGGCCGATCCATACGCGCTCCGGTATGAACACCCTCCGCGGACGGGATCGATCGTCTGCGACATCGACCGGTACTCCTGGGGAGACGACGCGTGGATGGCGCGCCGGCGCTCGGGGAATATTCTCGAGAAGCCGGTCGCGATCTACGAGGTCCACCTCGGGTCGTGGAAGCGGAAGGAGGGGGAATGGCCCGGCTACCTGTCGTACCGGGAGCTGGCGGACGATCTCGTCCCCTATGTCCGGGAGATGGGGTACACGCACATCCAGCTTCTCCCCGTCTCCGAGCACCCGTTTGACGGTTCCTGGGGGTACCAGTCGCTCGGGTATTTCGCCCCCACCTCCCGCCACGGCCACCCGAACGACTTCATGGCCTTCGTCGACCGGTGCCACCGGGAGGGGATCGGGGTTCTCCTCGACTGGGTGCCCGCCCACTTCCCGAAGGACGCCCACGGCCTGGCCGCGTTCGACGGGACGCATCTCTACGAGCACGCAGACCCGAAGATGGGGGAGCACCAGGACTGGGGAACCCTGATCTTCAACTACGGGCGCCGGGAGGTGGCCAACTTCCTCCACTCGAGCGCCCTGTTCTGGCTGGAGAAATACCACATCGACGGCCTGCGCGTGGACGCGGTGGCCTCCATGCTCTACCTCGACTACTCGAGAGAACCCGGGGAGTGGATCCCGAACGAGTTCGGCGGGAACGAGAACCTGGAGGCGATCTCGTTTTTGCGGCGGATGAACGAGATCGTGCACGCCCGGTACCCCGGGGCGGTGACGATCGCGGAGGAGTCGACCGCCTGGCCGGCCGTCTCCCGGCCGGTCTACCTGGGAGGACTCGGGTTCACCCTCAAGTGGAACATGGGGTGGATGCACGACATGCTCGAGTTCATCCAGAAGGCCCCGATCCACCGGAAGTACCATTTCGGAACGCTCACCTTCGCGCTTCTCTACGCGTTCCACGAGAACTTCGTCCTCCCCTTCTCCCACGACGAGGTCGTCCACATGAAGCGCGCGATGCTCGACAAGATGCCGGAGGCCGACCTCTGGGAGAAGTTCGCCAACCTGCGGTTGCTGTATGCCTACATGTACGGCCACCCCGGGAAGAAGCTCCTGTTCATGGGAGGGGAGTTCGGCCAGTGGGAGGAATGGAACCACGACCGCTTCCTGCAGTGGGACCTCCTGCGGTGGGACTCCCACCGGGGGATTCAGCAATTCGTGCGGGACCTGAACGGGCTGTACCGGTCCTGCCCCCCCCTCTACGAGACCGACTTCCGCCCGGAAGGATTCGAGTGGATCGATTTCCGGGACGTGGACAGCAGCGTCGTCTCCTTCCTGCGCCGGGGGAAGGATCCCTCCGACCTCCTCGTCTGCGTCTTCAACTTCACCCCCGTAGTCCGCGAATCGTACCGGATCGGCGTCCCCGCCCCCGGGTTCTACCGCGAGGTGATCAACAGCGACGACGCCGCGTACGGGGGCAGCAACGTTCTCAACGGCCCCGGGGTCGAGGCGGAAGCGGTTCCGTGGATGGGCCGCCCCTTCTCGATCTCTCTCACGCTTTCCCCGCTGGGTGCGATCTTCCTGCGGCCAGGAAGCTGAATGCCCCACCGGTCGTCCCGATGAGAACGGCCCTTCCGCCGCAGATCCAGCCGGTGCACGCCTCCACCTTCCAGGCGCTTCGCCACCGGAACTTCCGTCTCTGGTTCTTCGGGCAGCTCACCTCCCTCGTCGGGACGTGGATGCAGATAATCGCCCAGAACTGGCTCGTCTACCAGCTCACCGGATCGGCGTGGGACCTCGGGGTGGTGAACTTCGTCGGGGCGATCCCCCTGGTCCCCCTCACCCTGCACGCGGGGGCGATCGCCGACCGGTTCTCCAAGCGGCGCATCATCTTCCTGACGCAGGCGTCGATGATGGCGCTGGCCTTCGTCCTCGCCGTCCTCTGCGTAACCGGCGCGGTCCGGCTCTGGCACGTTATCGGGCTGGCGTTCCTGCTCGGCGCGGTCCAGGCGATCGACACCCCCGCGCGGCAGGCGTTCGTCATCGAGCTCGTGGGGAGGGAAGACCTGGCCAACGCCATCGCGCTCAACTCCGGGACGTTCCACGGAGCGCGCGTCATCGGGCCGGCGGTGGCCGGGATCCTCGTGGCCTCGATCGGCGTCTCCGGCGCCTTTTTCCTGAACGGGGCGAGTTTCCTTGCGGTCCTGGGAGCGCTCTTTCTGATGGACGCCACGCTCATCCGCCGGGCGCAGCCGGACGGGAAAAGCAGGGTCGACCTGTGGGGAGGGGCCCGGTACATCGCAAGAA is a window encoding:
- a CDS encoding MFS transporter, producing MRTALPPQIQPVHASTFQALRHRNFRLWFFGQLTSLVGTWMQIIAQNWLVYQLTGSAWDLGVVNFVGAIPLVPLTLHAGAIADRFSKRRIIFLTQASMMALAFVLAVLCVTGAVRLWHVIGLAFLLGAVQAIDTPARQAFVIELVGREDLANAIALNSGTFHGARVIGPAVAGILVASIGVSGAFFLNGASFLAVLGALFLMDATLIRRAQPDGKSRVDLWGGARYIARNRAPGSIVLLISLSAFLAMPYYVLVPIFAKEVLGGGAGVYGGLMSAAGVGAVLGSLYAASGGAVRRKGMLLAAGSLSFPVFVLAFSLSRHYPVSVLLMAAIGFAFVIQNAPANSLLQTLVPDPLRGRVMAIYVFLFLGLMRVGGLLVGLLASATSATTALAIAGAASLAASLLVMGKFPELRRME
- the glgB gene encoding 1,4-alpha-glucan branching protein GlgB, which codes for MTKTVRKEDLGRLAEARHWDPFSVLGPHVVEFGKGQAVAIRAILPDAARAFVLPLARKEEAKAEMRRLHPAGIFEAIFPGREEPFPYRIEIENDEGHRWQQDDPYAFGCVLSDFDIHLLGEGTHLDLYRKLGSHLAEMGGVPGVAFAVWAPNAERVSVVGNFNHWDGRRTPMRNRGECGIWEIFLPGLCEGEIYKYEIRSRETGALLLKADPYALRYEHPPRTGSIVCDIDRYSWGDDAWMARRRSGNILEKPVAIYEVHLGSWKRKEGEWPGYLSYRELADDLVPYVREMGYTHIQLLPVSEHPFDGSWGYQSLGYFAPTSRHGHPNDFMAFVDRCHREGIGVLLDWVPAHFPKDAHGLAAFDGTHLYEHADPKMGEHQDWGTLIFNYGRREVANFLHSSALFWLEKYHIDGLRVDAVASMLYLDYSREPGEWIPNEFGGNENLEAISFLRRMNEIVHARYPGAVTIAEESTAWPAVSRPVYLGGLGFTLKWNMGWMHDMLEFIQKAPIHRKYHFGTLTFALLYAFHENFVLPFSHDEVVHMKRAMLDKMPEADLWEKFANLRLLYAYMYGHPGKKLLFMGGEFGQWEEWNHDRFLQWDLLRWDSHRGIQQFVRDLNGLYRSCPPLYETDFRPEGFEWIDFRDVDSSVVSFLRRGKDPSDLLVCVFNFTPVVRESYRIGVPAPGFYREVINSDDAAYGGSNVLNGPGVEAEAVPWMGRPFSISLTLSPLGAIFLRPGS